The segment gcataatataaattaaaatgtctcTAAACTCTTGTCTACTGAGAAATTTATCGTTAATGTATCGTCCATTTTTGAATTGCAAAAATACAGCTATTTACAAAGtcgatattttgttttgtttttttatatttccctagtccaattttttttaataaaaccatGCAGTAACGTTACCTATATGTTTGACCCATTGTGTCCCGATTGTCCCCGCTAAGTCCGAATTGgaaaaaaccttttttccCACTCGTTCCGCTAAAGACAGAGAGTTCAAAATGCATCGCAACATTATAGTTGAAAATCtgtactgatattataaagctgaagagtttgtttgtttgtttgaacgcgctcatctcaggaactactggttcgaattgaaaaattctttttgcgttgaatagaccatttgtcgaggaaggctttaggctatataacatcacgctgcaactttaaggagcgaagaaataatggaaaatgtggaaaaaaaaccgggaaaattattcatccttgagggattcaatgatgcccaaaataactatgccacgcggacgaagacgcgggcacagctagtgttatatacacatacatacataaatcacgccactttcccggagcgataggcagagactacaccttTCGATTTGCCACGATAACTACACACttcttcgctttatccacattcataactattccacgcggacgaagtcgcgagcacagctagtaatgatAATAATGCCTGAGTTCTTATTGACCTACCTGCTAGACTGCGGCTTGCATCAGGTCGGCGATTCGGTCTGGCGTTCGACCGGGTCGGGTCGCAATCAAGGTCTGGGTCCATTGTGAATGGCCACGCGTGGTAAATTAGTGCAGGTCGTTGTCTTAGAAAGATATCGGTTGGTAGATGACgattgtatgtacatacatacataaaattacgcctttttcccggaggggtaggcagagattacctctttccacttgccacgatctctgcatacttccttcgcttcatacacattcgtaactctcttcatgcaagctcggcggtttaattttataaggaTTGTATTTGACatataaacttatattaatatataatctcgtgtttatcccttatgaggtagacagagctaaaaatCTGCAAATACCGaaacgtttagctgtatggcttattgGGATTTGATATTTCAACagtggttgctagcctatcacacttagtcgcctcttacgacgaGGGAGGGGTCATTTTCttaagtgtcgggaaccacactgcaagGTCTTGGAGTTTTGTGACATGTATGAATTTCTCTCTCATTGCATTTTCTTGGTACCTCGGCCTACGGTTCGAAATCTGGGGTCCGTTGAAACGTCATTCTATTagcggaatagttattttgggcatcgttgaagccctcaaggatgaataattttccccgtttttttcacatattccattatttctttgctccttatagttgcagcgtgatgttatatagcctaaagccttcctcgataaatggtctgtctattcaacgcaaaaataatttttcaattttacccagtagttcctgagataagcgcgttcaaacaaaccaacaaactcttcagctttataatattagtatagatagtgGTAGGTATATTTCCTATGTCGATGGCGATGttgtttgattatttttattgtgatcAAAAATCACGACGTTTCaattcatgtatgtataaagatgTTTGAGGAAATCTTTTCACAAACAATTTTTCcgaataatgtttttttttatgatagcATAAATGTTCTTGTAgtatttgataataatttaaattgttataaaaaagacaaattttaaatgaattctttacattttaaattgtttgaaGGAATCTTtttcaatatatgtatgtcgaaTTCCTTGTGCCGAAACGTGAAAACCAACAAACTCTAGTTCCGATACTCCAAAACAACATTTAGACTGATTAATTGTTAATCCAAACTTGTTTAAACGCTCAAATAATAGTCGAAGATGTTCCCTATGTTCTGCCTCACTTGTACTTGCTATGATGACGTCATCGATATAACTGAATACAAAATCCAACCCTTGTAAGACTGTATGATGCATGAACCTTTGGAAGGATTGCGCTGCATTTCGTAGTCCGAAGGTCATTCTCGTAAATTCGAAAAGTCCGAATGGGGTAATTATTGCTGTTTTCTCGATGTCGTCGTCATTAATGGGTATAAAATGATACGATCGATTTACGTCGATACgtgaaaaaattgttttacctGCCAGGACGTAGGTGAAATCGTGCAGGCGCGGAATGGGATATCTGTCCGGTTTGGTGATGGCGTTTAGCTGCCGATAGTCACCACATGGCCGGATGTCTCCATTCTTTTTCGGGACGATATGCAGTGGGCTTGCCCACGCGCTCTTGGATGGCCTGCAAATACCTAATTCTACCATTAActtaaattcttcttttacctTCTGCAAACGATCTGGCGGTAACGGTCTTGCTCTAGCGTGAACCGGTGGTCCGGTTGTCTCGATGTAGTGCTTCTCTGAATGCTGTGGAGGTTCTTTAAAAGACATGGGTTTCGTTATGTCTGGAAaaagtttaagtaaatcgTGATACGGATGATTTTCGGATAAAGTCGTGACAGATGCGTTAATACAACTTTGAACACTGGCAATAACATTAAGATTTGTTAGCGTGTCGATTAAACGcctattatttaaatcaactaTCAGTTTATAGTGGCTTAAAAAGTCTGCTCCTATAATTGGTTGTTTAACGTCAGCTATAATAAACGTCCAACGTAATTCGCGCCTTATGTTAAGATCTAGGGTCAATGTGCGAGTACCATAGGTTTTTATTTGAGTCCCGTTGGctgcaaataaaacataatcgTTTGAATCGTGCATGAAACTGCGTTTATTAGCCGTGGGGGGCAATACTGACACATTGGCACctgtatctattaaaaaacttaGCTTACTATTTTTATCCGTGATACACAACCGACGGTTTGTTCCCTCGATACAGCTTCCCGTCGCCGACTGTACGGTTGCTAGTTTTCCGACTTCCATGCGCAGGGGTCTCTACATTTCTTCGCTTCCTTCCCGAACCGGTAGTGGAAGAAACATAGGTAGTTCTCTTTTCTCGTACCAGATTGATCTCTTCTTTGGCCATAACCGCGTCCTCTGTACCGCTGATTCGACCTACTGCGACTGCGCGTGTTAAACTTCCCTCGTCGTAGCTCTGCGACTTCTAAAGTAAGCTTTGCTATGGCCTCAGATAGGTGATTTGACTGCTGCTCCTGTGTGACGGCTGCCACTTCTATTGGTCGGGTCGTCTCCATCACTTTGTCTGCTACCTCTGCGAGTTTGTCAGCATCTTCCAAGGTGGTGGCTGCTAACACCGTTCGCAATGCCGTCGGGAGATGATTCTGCCATAAAACTAGCAGCGTCTGTGACGATACGCGCGTTCCTGCTAAGCTTTTCATACGCCTGAGAAGTTGTGAGGGTTTCTGATCGCCGAGCTGCATCTCGCCCATTAGTTTTTGAATGCGTTTAGTCTCTGATTCTTCATAGATGTCTAGTAGATGTTTTTTCAAAGCATCATATTTCTTGTCCTCAGGTGGTGTCTCCAAGAACGCTGCTACTTGCTGTATAACTTGTTTGCTCAGTTTAGCAATGAGTAATTGGTACTTTGCGTTATCGTTGGCCTTTTGAGGAGCCACTGCCGCTTCGAAATGTATAAACCACAACGCCGGCTGGTCCGTCCAAAATTCGGGAATGCGCGCCGCTACAGAAATCAATACAACCTCCGGTTTATCTTCCTCCGACATCTTCGTTACTTTTCACTGTCCGCAGAGAGTGACTGAAGGGTACCGAGTGTGAGTCAACCTACCGACGCTTGAAATTGAGTCGCCCCGCCAAACGTTACTTGCACTGAAAGTCACTTTACTGCACACGGGTGTCACCACTGTTAGTCTGTTACTATTATGTCTATATCGAATGATTAACTTCACTGTCTCTAAGGTAATCACTTTCCAGGTAATGTTTAGAAGGATTTAGTGTTCCAGTAAAACAACTCAATGCAGTTCACGAAAGCTTCGCTTATATTGGTACCGAAATTATAATTAGCACATACAGTACATAGAGAAAACGAAAGATAAAGTTCACATaacacaaattacacagagtATAGAAGTACAGGTTATGTGTGTTGTGTTGGTCGGTAGGCCGACACGGGACGACTGGCTCTACTTAGCTATCGGCTACAGGAATGCTGATTTGGCGCAAATGCCTGAGTGTGTACACCCCTACAAAGTCcttaatcttaataaataagccCTTGCTCAAAGTTTACTTTGCCTTATgtgccttttttattttatcttgtcGTATGCACCTGTccacaataataataaggagaataatttatttattttttatattatgtatttttgtatgtttgttaaccgacttcaaaaaagcaggaggttctcaatttgacCAATATTTTTTGACGAATAAACCCAAAAACTAATGGATTGATTTTACGAAATTTTGCCCAGATATATAAAAGACCATCGGGATTGATCGGTTCctttttctggaatttcccaTGGGAGCGAAGCCCCGAGCAAAAGCGAGTATGAAATAGATAAATTAACGACCTGACAAGAGTAGACTTAAAAACTTGATTGATTGTACGGTTTTCTTTTTCAGGAATCCTTAGATTGTTATTGGAtagatatttcaaaaatattttatgtaagagttatagataattaagtagatattgCTTACAAAATAGTTAAACCTATAAGGGCGCCATTTTACCTACtaatattgaaatgtttgcTCTTGAAGAGATCACGGCTACGGTCTTTGATGAATtaggttaataaaaattcattctaaaatatagtttaaaacataGTTAGCACTTTATTAGGACGTCAAATCAATTAGTAACTAGGCTTGATCAGATGCACTATAATAATACAGCGTGGCTgactttaagaaataacaatcCAACATTGTGCATGGGAAATTTCACAATGTTAGTGACCCGGTCGGGTCCATTGTTAAAGAACAATATGCGACGGCTGGCggatataataaacaattaataaaaacagcaTTAGAAACGGACATTTCCAGTTTAGATCGTAGCCACCTGATGTAAACACGCGAAAATGAGGCTCTTGATAATGTTACTGTACATCTCGCGAGTTCATCCCGAATTACAGgtgaaacataatatttttgtgtcaaGGAAATCCAGATCATATTTGGCACCATCAGGGCAAAACTTCTATTATAGCAATTATGATAGTGATTACGAATACAGTCCAGGATCGCATGGCAGCGATAGTCGTCACGGATCATTTGAGATCAATAAGGACTCTATGGATTCCACAGTTCCAAGTTACATTTACCATCATCCTCCGGTGAATGAACATAGTATACGTTTAAGTGACATTGATATTCCTCATACTACTGTAACTCCAGTTACAACGCCGTGGGTCACCGAGCATTACGAAGAACCGACCACGAAGTATGACATCGATTACGAGAGAATAAAATCAGAAGCTCGATACAATTCAAGATTTCTGCCGTCGAAATTTAAGTCGGACATAATGTATGAGAGACTAAAATCCCTAATGCATTACAAACCATATTCAGATCACAAAATTGACGAAATAGAATTCGACATCAGCAACAAGTATCATAGTGATGATGGTGATGACATTAGAACTACTTCTACCACTAATAACGATATATTCCCCTACTTCTACCATGGCCCTTACGAATTCGAATACGATTCAAATGCCGATAAGGCAAAAGAAAAACGTTATACTGCTGATAAATATCACAGTGTGATTCCTGTGCATGAGAATATAAGTGATGATATTCCACCTAATTATCATTATAGTGATCCAATAAAAGATCCACCGATATATACTGCAACCACCGAAAGTAGCCCGGTAGCCGGAGACACTGGATTTTTTTCATACGTTTtgaatgattattttgataaagccAGCGATGAAGATCCATTAACATTTCATGGCGTTGGCGAGTGGGgaaaaaacattcaatacGATTCAAATTACTATGACGACGATCACAGACTTAGAAGCCATCCTAGTAAAAATGATTACCGTTATCATCCTACTcctaattacataaataaagatgtAACAGCAGCTCATGGAGGATATGACACCGGGAAAAGGCATATCAAGactaattataatttctatacTACCCCAAGCTACATAAATAACGACGAATATTTATCTAATGGTGACTCTGTGACAGAGAGTGGTCATACCAGTAAAAGTGAATACAACAAAGGCGCAAAAACACATGAATCGAAATCAAGTGACAAAGTGGGATACGAAAACAATGCAGCGGGACACAAAAGTTTTAAAGACATAGCTGATTCTCTAGCACATAAGTTCGGTTCAGAAAATCACGCCAGAGATACAAAACACAAGTTGAAGCATAATCAAGATCGCGGAGAGAACAAGAGAGGTTTTCATAGAATTTATCATAAAGATGAATTCATGGAGGATAAGGAATATTTTGATAACAGTAACAGTAGTTCTCGTGGCGAAGATAAAGGCAGTTCATCAGTACGCAACGGTGGATCAGAAGCTGTGTTGAAGTCACTAGCTACAGCGCATCTAGGGGATGAATCCAATGCGGTGAGACATGCGGGTGATCGGGAAAACAAACAGTCAAAAAATAGTTCTCGTGGGCATAGTTCTTCAAAAGCTGCGGAAAGTGAATTCAAGAAGTATAGGGATCTAGCTAAGAAAACTGCTGATGGTTATAGTGATTATGGTGGTCGATTTTAGGATTAGTACCAAGGGCAACTTgttgaaaaaattatgtatcaATAGATTAAATGTACATGCTAACGTGTGCTGCCGATTTAGGTAAAAATAAGTGAAAGTGATATTGTTGTACGGACAATGCAGTCATTACTATATTACTTCAGTTAGTTGGGACTATAAAGATTAAGGTGATGAGACGGTTTTGTAACTGAAATATTAATGAGAAATGTTTAATCATTTGCTTTATTTCGGGTAGTTTATTCTTTCCgagttatgtatttatgtaaaaaggtGGTAAAATAGCTTACGATACATAGCtcggaaaaaataaatcactacagttctatttaattttatatttttatactgtactcaatgttttgaaaataaaacgtaaaatcTTTTTGTTCTGTTTATTTACACACCACACCACAATATATGCATAATACAAattgataacaaaatataaacacaataaaataaatgtacttaaaattatataataactaaGATAGAAATtgccttttaatttttgttcatGGTGCATATTCATAATAACA is part of the Amyelois transitella isolate CPQ chromosome 20, ilAmyTran1.1, whole genome shotgun sequence genome and harbors:
- the LOC132902994 gene encoding uncharacterized protein LOC132902994 encodes the protein MSEEDKPEVVLISVAARIPEFWTDQPALWFIHFEAAVAPQKANDNAKYQLLIAKLSKQVIQQVAAFLETPPEDKKYDALKKHLLDIYEESETKRIQKLMGEMQLGDQKPSQLLRRMKSLAGTRVSSQTLLVLWQNHLPTALRTVLAATTLEDADKLAEVADKVMETTRPIEVAAVTQEQQSNHLSEAIAKLTLEVAELRRGKFNTRSRSRSNQRYRGRGYGQRRDQSGSEEM
- the LOC106134409 gene encoding uncharacterized protein LOC106134409; this encodes MRLLIMLLYISRVHPELQVKHNIFVSRKSRSYLAPSGQNFYYSNYDSDYEYSPGSHGSDSRHGSFEINKDSMDSTVPSYIYHHPPVNEHSIRLSDIDIPHTTVTPVTTPWVTEHYEEPTTKYDIDYERIKSEARYNSRFLPSKFKSDIMYERLKSLMHYKPYSDHKIDEIEFDISNKYHSDDGDDIRTTSTTNNDIFPYFYHGPYEFEYDSNADKAKEKRYTADKYHSVIPVHENISDDIPPNYHYSDPIKDPPIYTATTESSPVAGDTGFFSYVLNDYFDKASDEDPLTFHGVGEWGKNIQYDSNYYDDDHRLRSHPSKNDYRYHPTPNYINKDVTAAHGGYDTGKRHIKTNYNFYTTPSYINNDEYLSNGDSVTESGHTSKSEYNKGAKTHESKSSDKVGYENNAAGHKSFKDIADSLAHKFGSENHARDTKHKLKHNQDRGENKRGFHRIYHKDEFMEDKEYFDNSNSSSRGEDKGSSSVRNGGSEAVLKSLATAHLGDESNAVRHAGDRENKQSKNSSRGHSSSKAAESEFKKYRDLAKKTADGYSDYGGRF